A portion of the Meiothermus sp. CFH 77666 genome contains these proteins:
- the rfbD gene encoding dTDP-4-dehydrorhamnose reductase — protein MGASSRVAVIGARGQLGSDLVRVLSEHYEVVGLTHEELEVSDSASVERALGGQAWAAIINTAALHKVETCEAEPARSFQVNALGALHGARIAKTTGAKYVFISTDYVFDGAKGAPYLESDSPNPLNVYGASKVAGEHLCRIALENTLVLRISSVFGKAGASGKGGNFIETILQKARSGGPLRVVADQFMSPSYTLDVAQLLLKLLQQDVRGIVHGANLGVCSWHSFAQEAVRLCGLEVPVEPIPASTFPSPVKRPAYSALGSERLSALGLKTRPWTEALRDYLREKGYIA, from the coding sequence ATGGGCGCATCCTCTAGGGTGGCGGTCATCGGGGCCCGTGGGCAGCTCGGTAGCGATCTGGTGCGGGTGCTCTCCGAGCATTACGAGGTGGTGGGGTTGACCCACGAGGAGCTCGAGGTCAGCGACTCAGCCTCGGTAGAACGAGCGCTGGGCGGCCAGGCCTGGGCGGCCATCATCAACACTGCCGCCTTGCACAAGGTGGAGACCTGCGAGGCCGAGCCGGCGCGCTCCTTTCAGGTCAACGCCCTGGGAGCTTTGCACGGAGCGCGGATAGCCAAGACCACCGGGGCCAAATATGTGTTCATCAGCACCGATTACGTTTTTGATGGGGCTAAGGGAGCTCCTTACCTCGAGTCCGACTCCCCCAACCCCCTCAATGTCTACGGGGCATCCAAGGTGGCAGGGGAACACCTCTGCCGCATCGCTCTGGAAAACACCCTGGTGCTGCGGATTTCCAGCGTCTTTGGAAAAGCTGGCGCAAGCGGCAAGGGGGGTAACTTCATCGAAACCATTTTGCAAAAAGCCCGATCCGGAGGGCCCTTACGGGTGGTGGCCGACCAGTTCATGAGCCCCAGTTATACCCTGGACGTGGCGCAGCTTTTATTGAAATTGCTGCAACAAGACGTGCGCGGCATCGTACACGGGGCCAACCTGGGGGTCTGCTCCTGGCATTCTTTTGCACAGGAGGCGGTTCGGCTGTGCGGGCTGGAGGTTCCGGTGGAGCCCATACCCGCAAGCACCTTTCCCTCGCCTGTCAAGCGCCCCGCCTACTCTGCCCTGGGAAGCGAGCGGCTTTCCGCCCTGGGTCTAAAGACCCGCCCCTGGACAGAAGCCCTGCGGGATTATCTGCGGGAAAAGGGATATATTGCCTAG
- a CDS encoding SDR family oxidoreductase — protein MNKILLTGAGGYIGSVMTELLLEAGYQVRALDRYFFGPTLSRLKENPNLELVKADVRDFDPRLLEGIWGVIDLAALSNDPAGELDPETTLAINHRGRARVAQLAKERGVERYVLASSCSIYGFQDGILDETAPTNPLTTYAEANLKAEQSNLPLADDTFCVTALRQATVYGLSPRMRFDLAINGMTLGLWRDGKIPLLRDGTQWRPFVHVRDTSRAFLMVLEAPKEKVNGQIFNVGADEQNYQIMPLAQQVAEALGKPFAFEWYGLPDHRSYQVSFAKIKNTLGYAPRFTPADAAREIAAALEAGTVVPDDRTITLKWYKNLMEWQKIIHEVELDGRIL, from the coding sequence ATGAACAAAATTTTGTTGACAGGGGCTGGGGGCTACATTGGCAGCGTGATGACTGAGTTGTTGCTCGAGGCTGGCTACCAGGTACGTGCGCTGGATCGGTACTTCTTTGGCCCGACCCTGAGCCGCCTGAAGGAAAACCCCAACCTGGAACTGGTCAAGGCCGATGTTCGGGACTTCGACCCCAGGCTACTGGAGGGCATCTGGGGGGTGATTGACCTGGCGGCTCTCTCCAACGACCCCGCCGGGGAGCTCGACCCCGAAACGACCCTAGCCATTAACCACCGTGGGCGGGCCCGCGTGGCCCAACTGGCCAAGGAGCGCGGCGTGGAGCGCTATGTACTGGCCTCTTCGTGCAGCATCTATGGGTTCCAGGACGGCATCCTGGACGAGACCGCCCCCACCAACCCACTCACCACCTACGCCGAAGCCAACCTGAAGGCTGAGCAGTCTAACCTGCCCCTGGCTGACGACACCTTCTGCGTGACGGCGCTGCGCCAGGCCACCGTGTACGGCCTCTCACCCCGAATGCGCTTTGACCTGGCCATCAACGGGATGACCCTGGGGCTGTGGCGCGACGGGAAGATCCCCCTCCTGCGCGACGGTACCCAGTGGCGGCCTTTTGTGCACGTGCGGGACACCTCGAGGGCCTTCCTGATGGTGCTGGAAGCCCCTAAGGAGAAGGTAAACGGTCAGATTTTTAACGTGGGTGCCGACGAGCAGAACTACCAGATTATGCCGCTGGCCCAACAGGTGGCCGAGGCCCTGGGCAAGCCCTTTGCCTTCGAATGGTATGGGCTACCCGACCACCGCTCGTACCAGGTCAGCTTCGCCAAGATCAAAAACACCCTGGGCTATGCTCCCAGGTTTACCCCCGCTGATGCGGCGCGGGAGATTGCGGCGGCCCTCGAGGCCGGGACGGTGGTGCCCGACGACCGCACCATCACACTCAAGTGGTACAAGAATCTGATGGAGTGGCAGAAAATTATCCACGAGGTGGAGCTGGATGGGCGCATCCTCTAG
- the rfbC gene encoding dTDP-4-dehydrorhamnose 3,5-epimerase — MPFRFIPQTIPEVILVEARAFPDERGFFMETFKQSEFGRGGIRRNFVQDNFSYSHKGAVRGLHYQMNPSAQGKLVACLKGEIYDVAVDIRKGSPTYGQWVSAILSAENRRMLWIPEGFAHGFQALSEGVMVWYKVTAEYSPQTERGIRWDDPALGINWPLAQEALLSPKDVILPTLAELTEADNNFVYEVMA, encoded by the coding sequence ATGCCCTTCAGGTTTATACCCCAAACCATCCCCGAAGTCATCTTAGTCGAAGCCAGGGCTTTCCCCGACGAACGGGGCTTTTTTATGGAAACTTTCAAGCAGTCCGAGTTTGGTCGTGGGGGCATCCGGCGAAACTTTGTCCAGGATAACTTCTCCTATTCACATAAAGGCGCAGTGCGGGGCCTGCACTATCAGATGAACCCCTCGGCCCAGGGCAAGCTGGTAGCCTGCCTGAAGGGTGAGATTTACGACGTGGCGGTGGACATTCGCAAAGGCTCCCCTACCTACGGCCAGTGGGTGAGCGCCATCCTGAGCGCTGAGAACCGCCGCATGCTTTGGATTCCCGAGGGGTTTGCGCACGGCTTCCAAGCCCTGAGCGAGGGTGTAATGGTCTGGTACAAGGTGACCGCTGAATACAGCCCCCAGACCGAGCGGGGCATCCGCTGGGATGACCCCGCCCTGGGCATCAACTGGCCGCTTGCCCAGGAGGCCCTGCTCTCGCCCAAGGATGTGATTCTGCCCACCCTGGCCGAGCTGACCGAGGCCGATAACAATTTCGTTTACGAGGTAATGGCATGA
- a CDS encoding N-acetyltransferase, whose amino-acid sequence MSEGISPLAVIQTAHLGQNVKIGEFCVIRSNVRIGDNVVIHPHVVIESGVELGDGVEVFPGAYLGKEPKSPGVLARKPIFTRRLIIGAGSSIGPHCVLYLDLEIGESCLIGDGASIREQTYIGSKTIIGRYVTVNYNTRIGSGVKIMDHSWLAGNMIIGDNVFISGGVLTANDNAIGLTADYRESDVVGPTIRDNVAIGVGAVILPKVTIGKGALVGAGAVVSRSVEPKAVVMGVPAKHKRYLEEE is encoded by the coding sequence ATGAGTGAAGGAATCAGCCCGTTGGCAGTAATTCAAACTGCTCACCTAGGTCAAAACGTCAAGATAGGCGAATTTTGTGTCATTCGATCCAATGTAAGAATTGGAGACAACGTTGTGATTCATCCCCACGTTGTGATCGAATCAGGTGTGGAGCTTGGAGACGGCGTGGAAGTCTTCCCCGGCGCCTATCTCGGCAAAGAGCCTAAGAGCCCGGGTGTTTTGGCTCGTAAGCCAATTTTTACTCGCCGTCTGATTATCGGTGCAGGCTCGTCCATAGGCCCACACTGCGTACTGTATTTAGACCTCGAAATTGGCGAGTCCTGTCTTATTGGAGATGGAGCCTCGATTCGTGAACAGACATATATAGGAAGTAAGACGATTATCGGAAGGTACGTTACCGTTAATTACAACACTCGAATTGGTAGCGGTGTGAAAATTATGGATCACTCTTGGTTGGCTGGCAACATGATTATTGGTGATAACGTCTTCATTTCAGGGGGTGTACTCACAGCTAACGATAACGCTATAGGGTTGACAGCAGATTACCGAGAGAGCGACGTAGTAGGGCCTACTATTAGGGATAACGTCGCTATTGGGGTTGGTGCTGTAATCCTTCCTAAAGTAACGATTGGGAAAGGGGCTTTAGTAGGTGCTGGTGCTGTCGTAAGCCGAAGCGTGGAGCCCAAGGCCGTAGTCATGGGGGTGCCTGCAAAACATAAGAGGTACTTGGAGGAGGAATGA
- a CDS encoding FdtA/QdtA family cupin domain-containing protein, whose product MKLEQARIINLPKVEDPRGNLTFIEESKHIPFDIKRVYYLYDVPGGESRGGHANTKTAQLIIAVSGSFDVIVDNGLMKQRFHLNRSYFGLYIPTYLWRELDNFSSSSVCLVLASDFYSPDDYIRDYNEFLKVVRCDSQSTFS is encoded by the coding sequence ATGAAGCTCGAGCAAGCCAGAATTATCAATCTGCCAAAGGTTGAGGATCCAAGAGGCAACCTCACTTTTATTGAAGAAAGCAAGCACATACCCTTCGACATTAAGAGGGTATACTACCTATATGACGTTCCAGGTGGTGAGAGCCGAGGAGGTCATGCCAATACTAAAACTGCACAACTTATAATTGCGGTCTCGGGTAGTTTTGACGTAATTGTAGACAATGGTTTGATGAAACAACGGTTTCACTTGAACCGATCATACTTTGGACTGTACATTCCCACATACCTCTGGCGTGAGCTGGACAACTTTTCCTCAAGTTCAGTTTGTCTCGTGCTTGCCTCAGACTTCTACTCTCCTGACGACTACATCCGTGATTATAACGAGTTTCTGAAGGTGGTGAGATGTGATAGCCAAAGTACCTTTTCTTGA